One window of the Microtus ochrogaster isolate Prairie Vole_2 chromosome 10, MicOch1.0, whole genome shotgun sequence genome contains the following:
- the Atp13a2 gene encoding cation-transporting ATPase 13A2 isoform X2, giving the protein MSADSSPLVGSTPPSYGTLMTGTSIDPLSSSVSSVRLSGYCGSPWRAIGYHAAIWMLAGIPWLVFRWKPLWGVRLRLRPCSLAHAETLVIEIRDKEGSSRQLFTVQVQTEALGEGSLELPRQAQAEDGRSQTAVGVVPEDTWEDTTQLHGQKEAKQVLRYYLLQGQRYVWIETQQAFCQVSLLDRGRTCDDIHRSRPGLSLQDQAVRKTIYGPNVIGIPVKSYLQLLVDEALNPYYGFQAFSIALWLADHYYWYALCIFLISAISICLALYKTRKQSVTLRDMVRLSVRVQVCRPGGEEEWVDSSELVPGDCLVLPQEGGVMPCDAALVAGECVVNESSLTGFCTAKGGLVSSILHPRPISFKFYKHSMKFVAALSVLALLGTVYSIFILYRNRVPVNEIVIRALDLVTVVVPPALPAAMTVCTLYAQSRLRTQGIFCIHPLRINLGGKLRLVCFDKTGTLTEDGLDVMGVVPLKGQMLLPLVPEPRHLPLGPLLRALATCHALSQLRDTPVGDPMDLKMVESTGWVLEEGPAAGSAPGTQVLAVMRPPPGGPQHQGTEEPLEPISVLCRFPFSSALQRMDVVVAWPGATQPEAYVKGSPELVASLCSPETVPSDFTQVLQSYTAAGYRVVALAGKPLPIAPNLEAAQQLTRDTVEQELSLLGLLVMRNLLKPQTTPVIQTLRKTGIRTIMVTGDNLQTAVTVARGCGMVGTQEHLVIIHATHPEQGQPASLEFLPPEFSAVMNGAKDPGQATGYPVELEPQSRHLALSGPTFAVLQKHFPKLLPKVLVQATVFARMAPEQKTELVCELQKLQYCVGMCGDGANDCGALKAADVGISLSQAEASVVSPFTSSMASIECVPTVIREGRCSLDTSFSVFKYMALYSLTQFISVLILYTVNTNLGDLQFLAIDLVITTTIAVLMSRTGPALTLVRARPPGALLSVPVLGSLLLQVALVAGIQLGGYFLVVTQPWFVPLNRTVPAPENLPNYENTVVFSLSSFQYLILAAAVSKGAPFRQPLYTNVPFLVALALLGSVLVGLILVPGLLQGPLGLRNIADSSFKLLLLGLVAFNFVGAFLLESVLDQCLPACLRWFRPKQASKKQFKRLERELAEQPWPTLPISSVR; this is encoded by the exons GGTAGCTCCAGGCAGCTCTTCACAGTCCAGGTGCAGACCGAGGCTCTTGGCGAGGGCAG CCTGGAGCTGCCCCGACAGGCCCAGGCAGAAGATGGTCGAAGTCAGACAGCTGTGGGAGTGGTACCCGAGGACACATGGGAGGACACCACCCAGCTCCACGGGCAGAAAGAGGCA AAACAGGTACTGCGCTATTACCTTCTCCAAGGCCAACGTTACGTCTGGATAGAGACCCAGCAAGCCTTCTGCCAAGTCAG CCTACTGGATCGTGGCCGCACCTGTGATGACATTCACCGTTCCCGCCCCGGCCTCAGCCTCCAGGACCAAGCCGTGAG AAAGACTATTTACGGCCCCAATGTGATCGGTATTCCCGTCAAGTCCTACCTGCAGCTGCTGGTGGATGAG gcACTGAACCCCTACTACGGATTCCAAGCCTTCAGCATCGCGCTTTGGTTGGCCGACCACTACTACTGGTATGCCCTCTGCATCTTCCTCATCTCGGCCATCtccatctgcctggctctgtaCAAAACCAGAAAG CAAAGTGTGACTCTGAGGGACATGGTCAGGCTGTCTGTGCGGGTGCAGGTGTGCCGGCCTGGAGGAG aggaggagtgggtggacTCCAGCGAGCTGGTGCCCGGAGACTGCCTGGTGCTGCCCCAGGAAGGCGGCGTGATGCCATGCGATGCCGCTCTGGTGGCGGGCGAGTGTGTGGTCAATGAGAGCTCCTTGACTG GGTTCTGCACAGCCAAAGGGGGCCTGGTGAGCTCCATCCTCCACCCGAGGCCCATCAGCTTCAAGTTCTACAAACACAGCATGAAGTTTGTGGCCGCGCTCTCTGTCCTGG ctctgcttGGCACGGTCTACAGCATCTTCATCCTCTACCGCAACCGG GTGCCCGTGAACGAAATCGTGATCCGCGCTCTGGACTTGGTGACGGTGGTGGTACCACCTGCCCTGCCAGCCGCCATGACCGTGTGCACACTCTATGCCCAGAGTCGGCTGCGCACACAGGGCATCTTCTGCATCCACCCGCTGCGCATCAACTTGGGGGGCAAACTGCGGCTTGTGTGCTTTGACAAG ACAGGCACCCTCACGGAGGACGGCTTGGACGTAATGGGGGTGGTGCCCCTAAAGGGACAGATGTTGCTACCACTGGTCCCAGAGCCCCGCCACCTGCCCCTGGGGCCCCTTCTCCGAGCACTGGCCACCTGCCATGCCCTCAGCCAGCTACGTGACACCCCAGTGGGCGACCCTATGGATCTCAAGATGGTGGAGTCTACAGGCTGG GTCCTGGAGGAGGGTCCGGCTGCAGGCTCAGCACCTGGGACCCAGGTCTTGGCAGTAATGAGACCCCCACCCGGGGGACCCCAGCACCAGGGAACG GAAGAGCCCCTGGAGCCCATCAGCGTCCTCTGCCGCTTCCCCTTCTCGTCTGCCCTGCAGCGTATGGACGTGGTAGTGGCCTGGCCAGGGGCCACCCAGCCTGAGGCCTATGTCAAAGGTTCCCCAGAGCTTGTGGCCAGCCTCTGCAGCCCTGAGACAG TACCCAGTGACTTTACCCAGGTGCTGCAGAGCTACACAGCTGCTGGCTACCGAgttgtggccctggctggcaaGCCACTGCCCATTGCACCCAACCTTGAGGCCGCTCAGCAGCTGACAAG GGACACTGTGGAGCAGGAGCTGAGCCTCCTGGGGCTGCTGGTCATGCGGAACCTGCTGAAGCCACAGACGACCCCAGTTATACAGACTCTGAGGAAGACAGGCATCCGTACCATTATGGTGACAG GGGACAACCTGCAGACAGCAGTCACTGTGGCCCGAGGCTGTGGCATGGTGGGCACCCAGGAGCACCTGGTTATCATCCATGCCACCCACCCTGAGCAGGGCCAGCCTGCctcccttgagttcctgccaccCGAGTTTTCTGCAGTCATGAACGGGGCTAAG GACCCCGGCCAGGCCACAGGCTATCCCGTGGAGCTGGAACCCCAATCTCGTCACTTGGCCCTCAGCGGGCCCACTTTTGCTGTCCTTCAGAAGCACTTCCCCAAGCTGCTGCCCAAG GTCCTGGTGCAGGCCACCGTCTTTGCACGCATGGCCCCGGAGCAGAAGACGGAGCTCGTGTGTGAGCTGCAGAAGCTTCA GTACTGTGTGGGCATGTGCGGGGACGGAGCCAATGACTGTGGGGCCCTGAAGGCAGCTGACGTGGGCATCTCGTTATCCCAAGCAGAGGCTTCAGTGGTCTCTCCCTTCACCTCCAGCATGGCCAGTATCGAGTGTGTGCCCACTGTCATCAG gGAGGGCCGCTGTTCTCTGGACACTTCGTTCAGCGTCTTCAAGTACATGGCGCTGTACAGCCTGACCCAGTTCATCTCAGTCCTGATTCTCTACACA GTCAACACCAACCTGGGAGACCTACAGTTCTTGGCCATCGATCTTGTCATCACCACCACGATTGCTGTGCTCATGAGCCGCACAGGCCCTGCCCTGACGTTAGTGCGAGCACGGCCACCGGGGGCGCTGCTGAGCGTGCCTGTCCTTGGCAGTTTGCTGTTGCAGGTGGCCTTGGTGGCTGGCATCCAGCTGGGGGGCTACTTTTTGGTCGTAACCCAGCCTTG GTTCGTGCCTCTGAACAGAACGGTGCCCGCACCCGAAAACCTGCCCAACTACGAGAACACAGTGGTCTTCTCTTTATCTAGCTTCCAGTACCTCATCCTGGCTGCAGCCGTGTCAAAGGGGGCACCCTTCCGCCAGCCGCTCTACACCAACG tgccctTCCTGGTGGCCCTGGCGCTCTTGGGCTCTGTCCTGGTGGGCCTCATCCTGGTCCCCGGCCTCCTGCAGGGGCCACTAGGACTGAGGAACATTGCGGACAGCTCCTTCAAGTTGCTGCTGCTGGGCCTGGTCGCCTTCAACTTTGTGGGAGCCTTCCTGCTGGAG AGCGTGCTGGACCAGTGCCTCCCGGCCTGCCTGCGGTGGTTCCGGCCTAAACAGGCCTCCAAGAAGCAGTTCAAGCGGTTAGAACGGGAATTGGCTGAACAGCCCTGGCCCACACTGCCCATCAGCTCTGTGAGGTAG
- the Atp13a2 gene encoding cation-transporting ATPase 13A2 isoform X1, producing the protein MSADSSPLVGSTPPSYGTLMTGTSIDPLSSSVSSVRLSGYCGSPWRAIGYHAAIWMLAGIPWLVFRWKPLWGVRLRLRPCSLAHAETLVIEIRDKEGSSRQLFTVQVQTEALGEGSLELPRQAQAEDGRSQTAVGVVPEDTWEDTTQLHGQKEAKQVLRYYLLQGQRYVWIETQQAFCQVSLLDRGRTCDDIHRSRPGLSLQDQAVRKTIYGPNVIGIPVKSYLQLLVDEALNPYYGFQAFSIALWLADHYYWYALCIFLISAISICLALYKTRKQSVTLRDMVRLSVRVQVCRPGGEEEWVDSSELVPGDCLVLPQEGGVMPCDAALVAGECVVNESSLTGESIPVLKTALPEGPKPYCPETHRRHTLFCGTLILQARAYLGPRVLAVVTRTGFCTAKGGLVSSILHPRPISFKFYKHSMKFVAALSVLALLGTVYSIFILYRNRVPVNEIVIRALDLVTVVVPPALPAAMTVCTLYAQSRLRTQGIFCIHPLRINLGGKLRLVCFDKTGTLTEDGLDVMGVVPLKGQMLLPLVPEPRHLPLGPLLRALATCHALSQLRDTPVGDPMDLKMVESTGWVLEEGPAAGSAPGTQVLAVMRPPPGGPQHQGTEEPLEPISVLCRFPFSSALQRMDVVVAWPGATQPEAYVKGSPELVASLCSPETVPSDFTQVLQSYTAAGYRVVALAGKPLPIAPNLEAAQQLTRDTVEQELSLLGLLVMRNLLKPQTTPVIQTLRKTGIRTIMVTGDNLQTAVTVARGCGMVGTQEHLVIIHATHPEQGQPASLEFLPPEFSAVMNGAKDPGQATGYPVELEPQSRHLALSGPTFAVLQKHFPKLLPKVLVQATVFARMAPEQKTELVCELQKLQYCVGMCGDGANDCGALKAADVGISLSQAEASVVSPFTSSMASIECVPTVIREGRCSLDTSFSVFKYMALYSLTQFISVLILYTVNTNLGDLQFLAIDLVITTTIAVLMSRTGPALTLVRARPPGALLSVPVLGSLLLQVALVAGIQLGGYFLVVTQPWFVPLNRTVPAPENLPNYENTVVFSLSSFQYLILAAAVSKGAPFRQPLYTNVPFLVALALLGSVLVGLILVPGLLQGPLGLRNIADSSFKLLLLGLVAFNFVGAFLLESVLDQCLPACLRWFRPKQASKKQFKRLERELAEQPWPTLPISSVR; encoded by the exons GGTAGCTCCAGGCAGCTCTTCACAGTCCAGGTGCAGACCGAGGCTCTTGGCGAGGGCAG CCTGGAGCTGCCCCGACAGGCCCAGGCAGAAGATGGTCGAAGTCAGACAGCTGTGGGAGTGGTACCCGAGGACACATGGGAGGACACCACCCAGCTCCACGGGCAGAAAGAGGCA AAACAGGTACTGCGCTATTACCTTCTCCAAGGCCAACGTTACGTCTGGATAGAGACCCAGCAAGCCTTCTGCCAAGTCAG CCTACTGGATCGTGGCCGCACCTGTGATGACATTCACCGTTCCCGCCCCGGCCTCAGCCTCCAGGACCAAGCCGTGAG AAAGACTATTTACGGCCCCAATGTGATCGGTATTCCCGTCAAGTCCTACCTGCAGCTGCTGGTGGATGAG gcACTGAACCCCTACTACGGATTCCAAGCCTTCAGCATCGCGCTTTGGTTGGCCGACCACTACTACTGGTATGCCCTCTGCATCTTCCTCATCTCGGCCATCtccatctgcctggctctgtaCAAAACCAGAAAG CAAAGTGTGACTCTGAGGGACATGGTCAGGCTGTCTGTGCGGGTGCAGGTGTGCCGGCCTGGAGGAG aggaggagtgggtggacTCCAGCGAGCTGGTGCCCGGAGACTGCCTGGTGCTGCCCCAGGAAGGCGGCGTGATGCCATGCGATGCCGCTCTGGTGGCGGGCGAGTGTGTGGTCAATGAGAGCTCCTTGACTG GGGAAAGCATCCCAGTGCTGAAGACAGCCCTGCCAGAGGGGCCCAAGCCCTACTGCCCAGAGACCCATCGGCGGCACACACTCTTCTGTGGGACCCTCATTCTGCAGGCCCGGGCCTACCTGGGACCCCGTGTCCTAGCAGTGGTGACCCGGACAG GGTTCTGCACAGCCAAAGGGGGCCTGGTGAGCTCCATCCTCCACCCGAGGCCCATCAGCTTCAAGTTCTACAAACACAGCATGAAGTTTGTGGCCGCGCTCTCTGTCCTGG ctctgcttGGCACGGTCTACAGCATCTTCATCCTCTACCGCAACCGG GTGCCCGTGAACGAAATCGTGATCCGCGCTCTGGACTTGGTGACGGTGGTGGTACCACCTGCCCTGCCAGCCGCCATGACCGTGTGCACACTCTATGCCCAGAGTCGGCTGCGCACACAGGGCATCTTCTGCATCCACCCGCTGCGCATCAACTTGGGGGGCAAACTGCGGCTTGTGTGCTTTGACAAG ACAGGCACCCTCACGGAGGACGGCTTGGACGTAATGGGGGTGGTGCCCCTAAAGGGACAGATGTTGCTACCACTGGTCCCAGAGCCCCGCCACCTGCCCCTGGGGCCCCTTCTCCGAGCACTGGCCACCTGCCATGCCCTCAGCCAGCTACGTGACACCCCAGTGGGCGACCCTATGGATCTCAAGATGGTGGAGTCTACAGGCTGG GTCCTGGAGGAGGGTCCGGCTGCAGGCTCAGCACCTGGGACCCAGGTCTTGGCAGTAATGAGACCCCCACCCGGGGGACCCCAGCACCAGGGAACG GAAGAGCCCCTGGAGCCCATCAGCGTCCTCTGCCGCTTCCCCTTCTCGTCTGCCCTGCAGCGTATGGACGTGGTAGTGGCCTGGCCAGGGGCCACCCAGCCTGAGGCCTATGTCAAAGGTTCCCCAGAGCTTGTGGCCAGCCTCTGCAGCCCTGAGACAG TACCCAGTGACTTTACCCAGGTGCTGCAGAGCTACACAGCTGCTGGCTACCGAgttgtggccctggctggcaaGCCACTGCCCATTGCACCCAACCTTGAGGCCGCTCAGCAGCTGACAAG GGACACTGTGGAGCAGGAGCTGAGCCTCCTGGGGCTGCTGGTCATGCGGAACCTGCTGAAGCCACAGACGACCCCAGTTATACAGACTCTGAGGAAGACAGGCATCCGTACCATTATGGTGACAG GGGACAACCTGCAGACAGCAGTCACTGTGGCCCGAGGCTGTGGCATGGTGGGCACCCAGGAGCACCTGGTTATCATCCATGCCACCCACCCTGAGCAGGGCCAGCCTGCctcccttgagttcctgccaccCGAGTTTTCTGCAGTCATGAACGGGGCTAAG GACCCCGGCCAGGCCACAGGCTATCCCGTGGAGCTGGAACCCCAATCTCGTCACTTGGCCCTCAGCGGGCCCACTTTTGCTGTCCTTCAGAAGCACTTCCCCAAGCTGCTGCCCAAG GTCCTGGTGCAGGCCACCGTCTTTGCACGCATGGCCCCGGAGCAGAAGACGGAGCTCGTGTGTGAGCTGCAGAAGCTTCA GTACTGTGTGGGCATGTGCGGGGACGGAGCCAATGACTGTGGGGCCCTGAAGGCAGCTGACGTGGGCATCTCGTTATCCCAAGCAGAGGCTTCAGTGGTCTCTCCCTTCACCTCCAGCATGGCCAGTATCGAGTGTGTGCCCACTGTCATCAG gGAGGGCCGCTGTTCTCTGGACACTTCGTTCAGCGTCTTCAAGTACATGGCGCTGTACAGCCTGACCCAGTTCATCTCAGTCCTGATTCTCTACACA GTCAACACCAACCTGGGAGACCTACAGTTCTTGGCCATCGATCTTGTCATCACCACCACGATTGCTGTGCTCATGAGCCGCACAGGCCCTGCCCTGACGTTAGTGCGAGCACGGCCACCGGGGGCGCTGCTGAGCGTGCCTGTCCTTGGCAGTTTGCTGTTGCAGGTGGCCTTGGTGGCTGGCATCCAGCTGGGGGGCTACTTTTTGGTCGTAACCCAGCCTTG GTTCGTGCCTCTGAACAGAACGGTGCCCGCACCCGAAAACCTGCCCAACTACGAGAACACAGTGGTCTTCTCTTTATCTAGCTTCCAGTACCTCATCCTGGCTGCAGCCGTGTCAAAGGGGGCACCCTTCCGCCAGCCGCTCTACACCAACG tgccctTCCTGGTGGCCCTGGCGCTCTTGGGCTCTGTCCTGGTGGGCCTCATCCTGGTCCCCGGCCTCCTGCAGGGGCCACTAGGACTGAGGAACATTGCGGACAGCTCCTTCAAGTTGCTGCTGCTGGGCCTGGTCGCCTTCAACTTTGTGGGAGCCTTCCTGCTGGAG AGCGTGCTGGACCAGTGCCTCCCGGCCTGCCTGCGGTGGTTCCGGCCTAAACAGGCCTCCAAGAAGCAGTTCAAGCGGTTAGAACGGGAATTGGCTGAACAGCCCTGGCCCACACTGCCCATCAGCTCTGTGAGGTAG
- the Atp13a2 gene encoding cation-transporting ATPase 13A2 isoform X3, translating into MSADSSPLVGSTPPSYGTLMTGTSIDPLSSSVSSVRLSGYCGSPWRAIGYHAAIWMLAGIPWLVFRWKPLWGVRLRLRPCSLAHAETLVIEIRDKEGSSRQLFTVQVQTEALGEGSLELPRQAQAEDGRSQTAVGVVPEDTWEDTTQLHGQKEAKQVLRYYLLQGQRYVWIETQQAFCQVSLLDRGRTCDDIHRSRPGLSLQDQAVRKTIYGPNVIGIPVKSYLQLLVDEALNPYYGFQAFSIALWLADHYYWYALCIFLISAISICLALYKTRKQSVTLRDMVRLSVRVQVCRPGGEEEWVDSSELVPGDCLVLPQEGGVMPCDAALVAGECVVNESSLTGESIPVLKTALPEGPKPYCPETHRRHTLFCGTLILQARAYLGPRVLAVVTRTGFCTAKGGLVSSILHPRPISFKFYKHSMKFVAALSVLALLGTVYSIFILYRNRVPVNEIVIRALDLVTVVVPPALPAAMTVCTLYAQSRLRTQGIFCIHPLRINLGGKLRLVCFDKTGTLTEDGLDVMGVVPLKGQMLLPLVPEPRHLPLGPLLRALATCHALSQLRDTPVGDPMDLKMVESTGWVLEEGPAAGSAPGTQVLAVMRPPPGGPQHQGTEEPLEPISVLCRFPFSSALQRMDVVVAWPGATQPEAYVKGSPELVASLCSPETVPSDFTQVLQSYTAAGYRVVALAGKPLPIAPNLEAAQQLTRDTVEQELSLLGLLVMRNLLKPQTTPVIQTLRKTGIRTIMVTGDNLQTAVTVARGCGMVGTQEHLVIIHATHPEQGQPASLEFLPPEFSAVMNGAKDPGQATGYPVELEPQSRHLALSGPTFAVLQKHFPKLLPKVLVQATVFARMAPEQKTELVCELQKLQYCVGMCGDGANDCGALKAADVGISLSQAEASVVSPFTSSMASIECVPTVIREGRCSLDTSFSVFKYMALYSLTQFISVLILYTVNTNLGDLQFLAIDLVITTTIAVLMSRTGPALTLVRARPPGALLSVPVLGSLLLQVALVAGIQLGGYFLVVTQPWFVPLNRTVPAPENLPNYENTVVFSLSSFQYLILAAAVSKGAPFRQPLYTNGATRTEEHCGQLLQVAAAGPGRLQLCGSLPAGERAGPVPPGLPAVVPA; encoded by the exons GGTAGCTCCAGGCAGCTCTTCACAGTCCAGGTGCAGACCGAGGCTCTTGGCGAGGGCAG CCTGGAGCTGCCCCGACAGGCCCAGGCAGAAGATGGTCGAAGTCAGACAGCTGTGGGAGTGGTACCCGAGGACACATGGGAGGACACCACCCAGCTCCACGGGCAGAAAGAGGCA AAACAGGTACTGCGCTATTACCTTCTCCAAGGCCAACGTTACGTCTGGATAGAGACCCAGCAAGCCTTCTGCCAAGTCAG CCTACTGGATCGTGGCCGCACCTGTGATGACATTCACCGTTCCCGCCCCGGCCTCAGCCTCCAGGACCAAGCCGTGAG AAAGACTATTTACGGCCCCAATGTGATCGGTATTCCCGTCAAGTCCTACCTGCAGCTGCTGGTGGATGAG gcACTGAACCCCTACTACGGATTCCAAGCCTTCAGCATCGCGCTTTGGTTGGCCGACCACTACTACTGGTATGCCCTCTGCATCTTCCTCATCTCGGCCATCtccatctgcctggctctgtaCAAAACCAGAAAG CAAAGTGTGACTCTGAGGGACATGGTCAGGCTGTCTGTGCGGGTGCAGGTGTGCCGGCCTGGAGGAG aggaggagtgggtggacTCCAGCGAGCTGGTGCCCGGAGACTGCCTGGTGCTGCCCCAGGAAGGCGGCGTGATGCCATGCGATGCCGCTCTGGTGGCGGGCGAGTGTGTGGTCAATGAGAGCTCCTTGACTG GGGAAAGCATCCCAGTGCTGAAGACAGCCCTGCCAGAGGGGCCCAAGCCCTACTGCCCAGAGACCCATCGGCGGCACACACTCTTCTGTGGGACCCTCATTCTGCAGGCCCGGGCCTACCTGGGACCCCGTGTCCTAGCAGTGGTGACCCGGACAG GGTTCTGCACAGCCAAAGGGGGCCTGGTGAGCTCCATCCTCCACCCGAGGCCCATCAGCTTCAAGTTCTACAAACACAGCATGAAGTTTGTGGCCGCGCTCTCTGTCCTGG ctctgcttGGCACGGTCTACAGCATCTTCATCCTCTACCGCAACCGG GTGCCCGTGAACGAAATCGTGATCCGCGCTCTGGACTTGGTGACGGTGGTGGTACCACCTGCCCTGCCAGCCGCCATGACCGTGTGCACACTCTATGCCCAGAGTCGGCTGCGCACACAGGGCATCTTCTGCATCCACCCGCTGCGCATCAACTTGGGGGGCAAACTGCGGCTTGTGTGCTTTGACAAG ACAGGCACCCTCACGGAGGACGGCTTGGACGTAATGGGGGTGGTGCCCCTAAAGGGACAGATGTTGCTACCACTGGTCCCAGAGCCCCGCCACCTGCCCCTGGGGCCCCTTCTCCGAGCACTGGCCACCTGCCATGCCCTCAGCCAGCTACGTGACACCCCAGTGGGCGACCCTATGGATCTCAAGATGGTGGAGTCTACAGGCTGG GTCCTGGAGGAGGGTCCGGCTGCAGGCTCAGCACCTGGGACCCAGGTCTTGGCAGTAATGAGACCCCCACCCGGGGGACCCCAGCACCAGGGAACG GAAGAGCCCCTGGAGCCCATCAGCGTCCTCTGCCGCTTCCCCTTCTCGTCTGCCCTGCAGCGTATGGACGTGGTAGTGGCCTGGCCAGGGGCCACCCAGCCTGAGGCCTATGTCAAAGGTTCCCCAGAGCTTGTGGCCAGCCTCTGCAGCCCTGAGACAG TACCCAGTGACTTTACCCAGGTGCTGCAGAGCTACACAGCTGCTGGCTACCGAgttgtggccctggctggcaaGCCACTGCCCATTGCACCCAACCTTGAGGCCGCTCAGCAGCTGACAAG GGACACTGTGGAGCAGGAGCTGAGCCTCCTGGGGCTGCTGGTCATGCGGAACCTGCTGAAGCCACAGACGACCCCAGTTATACAGACTCTGAGGAAGACAGGCATCCGTACCATTATGGTGACAG GGGACAACCTGCAGACAGCAGTCACTGTGGCCCGAGGCTGTGGCATGGTGGGCACCCAGGAGCACCTGGTTATCATCCATGCCACCCACCCTGAGCAGGGCCAGCCTGCctcccttgagttcctgccaccCGAGTTTTCTGCAGTCATGAACGGGGCTAAG GACCCCGGCCAGGCCACAGGCTATCCCGTGGAGCTGGAACCCCAATCTCGTCACTTGGCCCTCAGCGGGCCCACTTTTGCTGTCCTTCAGAAGCACTTCCCCAAGCTGCTGCCCAAG GTCCTGGTGCAGGCCACCGTCTTTGCACGCATGGCCCCGGAGCAGAAGACGGAGCTCGTGTGTGAGCTGCAGAAGCTTCA GTACTGTGTGGGCATGTGCGGGGACGGAGCCAATGACTGTGGGGCCCTGAAGGCAGCTGACGTGGGCATCTCGTTATCCCAAGCAGAGGCTTCAGTGGTCTCTCCCTTCACCTCCAGCATGGCCAGTATCGAGTGTGTGCCCACTGTCATCAG gGAGGGCCGCTGTTCTCTGGACACTTCGTTCAGCGTCTTCAAGTACATGGCGCTGTACAGCCTGACCCAGTTCATCTCAGTCCTGATTCTCTACACA GTCAACACCAACCTGGGAGACCTACAGTTCTTGGCCATCGATCTTGTCATCACCACCACGATTGCTGTGCTCATGAGCCGCACAGGCCCTGCCCTGACGTTAGTGCGAGCACGGCCACCGGGGGCGCTGCTGAGCGTGCCTGTCCTTGGCAGTTTGCTGTTGCAGGTGGCCTTGGTGGCTGGCATCCAGCTGGGGGGCTACTTTTTGGTCGTAACCCAGCCTTG GTTCGTGCCTCTGAACAGAACGGTGCCCGCACCCGAAAACCTGCCCAACTACGAGAACACAGTGGTCTTCTCTTTATCTAGCTTCCAGTACCTCATCCTGGCTGCAGCCGTGTCAAAGGGGGCACCCTTCCGCCAGCCGCTCTACACCAACG GGGCCACTAGGACTGAGGAACATTGCGGACAGCTCCTTCAAGTTGCTGCTGCTGGGCCTGGTCGCCTTCAACTTTGTGGGAGCCTTCCTGCTGGAG AGCGTGCTGGACCAGTGCCTCCCGGCCTGCCTGCGGTGGTTCCGGCCTAA